The proteins below are encoded in one region of Aequorivita iocasae:
- a CDS encoding DUF2891 domain-containing protein, protein MKKLYIPLFFIIMFFSCKNQDQSPEVFKDEDPANQEFPKPTFTVMEANKLLELPLHCVGTKYPYKPGETLESKADLVEPIAVHPIFYGCFDWHSAVHGYWSMVTLLRQFPAMDKAQEARKLLKEKITAENVATEVAFFEKPINISFERTYGWAWLLKLSEELHNWDDPMAKDLGQNLKPLADIIVLRYKEFLPKLNYPIRVGQHTNTAFGLTFAYDYAETMGDLELKQLIEKRARDFYINDVNCPITWEPSGYDFLSPCLEEIDIMRRVLSPEEFIPWLDKFMAQLVNKNYHLKVGEVSDRTDGKLVHLDGLNFSRAWVLYGLAKHYPQYKHLENIANEHIAYSYPNLVGDTYEGGHWLGSFAIYALNTLQEKSVH, encoded by the coding sequence ATGAAAAAACTATATATACCTTTATTCTTCATAATTATGTTTTTTAGCTGTAAAAATCAAGATCAAAGCCCAGAAGTTTTTAAGGACGAAGATCCCGCCAATCAAGAATTTCCTAAACCAACATTTACTGTGATGGAAGCTAATAAACTCCTAGAACTTCCCCTACACTGTGTGGGCACGAAATATCCGTATAAACCTGGCGAGACATTAGAAAGCAAAGCAGATTTGGTGGAACCAATCGCTGTACATCCTATATTCTACGGCTGTTTTGATTGGCATAGTGCCGTTCATGGATACTGGTCAATGGTTACATTGCTGAGACAGTTTCCAGCAATGGACAAGGCTCAGGAAGCTAGAAAATTGCTGAAAGAAAAAATCACTGCAGAAAATGTGGCTACCGAGGTTGCCTTTTTTGAAAAGCCCATCAATATATCTTTTGAAAGAACCTACGGTTGGGCTTGGCTTCTAAAACTTTCAGAAGAACTACACAATTGGGACGACCCAATGGCGAAGGATTTGGGACAAAACCTAAAACCATTGGCAGATATTATTGTGCTTCGTTACAAAGAATTTCTTCCAAAACTGAATTACCCAATCCGAGTGGGCCAGCATACCAATACAGCCTTCGGATTGACTTTCGCTTATGACTACGCTGAAACTATGGGCGATTTGGAATTAAAACAATTAATTGAAAAGCGTGCCCGAGATTTTTATATAAATGATGTAAACTGCCCAATAACCTGGGAACCCAGCGGATACGATTTTCTCTCACCCTGTCTGGAAGAAATTGATATAATGCGCCGTGTGCTTTCTCCGGAAGAATTTATTCCTTGGCTTGACAAATTCATGGCGCAATTGGTCAATAAAAATTATCACTTAAAAGTAGGAGAGGTAAGTGACCGAACCGATGGAAAGTTAGTGCATTTAGATGGTTTAAACTTCAGTAGGGCTTGGGTCTTGTATGGTTTGGCAAAACATTATCCACAATACAAACACTTAGAAAACATTGCCAATGAGCACATAGCCTATTCCTACCCAAATTTAGTGGGCGATACTTATGAAGGTGGCCATTGGCTTGGCAGTTTTGCAATTTATGCTTTGAATACCTTGCAAGAAAAATCTGTCCATTAA